AATCCATTTGTTTGTAATTTCTAAGATTTCTTTGTTTGTTGGATTTTCCAAACCATATAATTTTTTCATGCCATTTATCAATCCTAGATCCCCTAATGGAAATACATCCAATCTACCCAATCCAAATATCAAATACATTTCAGCAGTCCATTTACCTATTCCACGAATTTTTGTCAATTCAAAAATAACTTCATCATCAGACATGTCATTAAAAATTTTAAAATTTAATTTTTTATCTACAATCATTTTTGAAATATCAAAAATATATTCTGCTTTCATTCTAGACAAACCAATAGATTTGATTTCATTTTTAGATAATTTGACAATATCATTTGCAGTAGGATATTTTGTACCAAACAAATTTTTAAATCTTAAAGATATTGATTTACCGGCACTGTCAGATATTTGTTGAGTAATAATTGCTTCAATCAATGCTTCAAAAGGATTAGAAATAGTACGGATTTTACATTCACCAACAGATGAAATAATTTTTTTTAGTTTTTTGTCTTTGTTTAAAATGATTAAAGCATCTTCATACATAATTAATTTAAAAATAAATCATATTTCAAGGATTATCAAAAGATTAATCTGAAATTTTTTGACGAATTGAAATTATTGATCTTAAAACCAATCCAGACAAACCCAAATTTGTTGTAAGAAAAGTAAATGCTCGGGATAATGCATCTTCGCCCAGAAAGCCTTCATCATAAATCATTTCAATTGTTCCTTTGTTTGTTCTAACAAAAGAAGTGATCAATGAGTAAGTACCCAATTTTTGATCTATTCTTTCCAAGTATAGCCGTAATTCAATATCAGATATTTCAAATTCATCTTGGATAAAATTTCCATTTTCAAGTAAAAATTTAACCTCATCAGGAGTTTTAGTTACTCTGGCAGGATCATGTAAGTCAATTATTTCCATATAATCAATTATGAAATTATCGATAGATAAGTAAATTTATTTTTAAACCAAGTCTCAAATTCAATTTTAGGTACAACACAAGTATTATTTACAGTTAAGAAAACCAAGTAAAAATGGATCCACACAAATTTCATGGAAAAGATATTCCTCATATCAAATTAGATCCAAAAATGAATATCGAAGATTTAGTTGAAGTATTTGCAAATTCAGGCTTTAATGGAAGGCAATTAGGAGAGGCTGCAAAATTATATGCAAAAATGATTGAAGAGGATGCAACAATTTGTCTCACAATATCTGGTGCAATGACCCCTGTTGGTTTTGGTGGAATAATTAAAACATTAATTGAAAGAGGATTTGTAGATTGGATTGTCACAACAGGTGCCAACGTATATCATGAGGATCATTTTGCATTAGGATTACCAGTCAAACAAGGAAGTTTTGATGTTGATGATATGAAATTATATGAAAATGAAATTGTAAGAATTAGAGATGTTTACATTAAATTTGAAGAAACATTGGAAGCTGAAGATCAAACAATTCAAAAAATGTTTGCAGATGATTTTCAAGACAAATCTTTTACAACAGCAGAATTTTGCAATTTGTTAGGTAAAAGAAGTAAGAAAATTGCAAAACATCCAGAAAAAAGTTTCATTACCACAGCATATGATTATGATGTGCCAGTATACATTTCAACAATGAAAGACTCATCGTTGGCGTTAAATTTAGCAGTACATAGATTAGAAGATAAAAAATTTGATTTAGATTTTGTCAGAGAAATTATTGAACAAGCTGCAATTGTATATGATTCAAAAAAATCAGGGATTTTAGAATTAGGAGGAGGAGTACCAAAAAATACTGCTCAACAAACAGGTCCACTTTTAGATCAAATTTTAAGAAGAAATGACGGAGGACAAGAATACATCATACAAATTACTGATGCACGTCCAGATACTGGAGGGTTGTCAGGTGCAACATTACAAGAAGGTAAAAGTTGGGGCAAAATTCAAGATTCTCACGAAGGCATAATTACGGTTTATGCTGATGCAACAATTGCATTTCCAATTTTAGCATTATATGTTCTCAGCAATCAAAAAGAGAGAAAACCAAAAAGGCTCTATAAAAAAATTGATCAATTATACGATAAATTAAGCAAAGATTACTTCAACAATCCTAAAGGAGGTTAAAATTTGTTGAATCTAGCACGTTCAAGTTCACGATCATCTTTGGATTCTTTTTTCCACTCTTTGTAGTGGTCTTTACAAAGAATTGTTTTTTTACCCTTAGAATTAACTCGCAAACCTGCATTTTCAACTTTAGTGGTATTTAATGAACGAGCGCCATCTTGATCACATCCTTCAACGTTACACTTAGCACCTTTTGCAACAATGCCCATAACTTACTATAATCAAGATGTTATTTATACTTGAAAAAATTTGAACAAGTTAATTTATTTTAAAAATATTTAAAAAAAATACTTTTTGACAACTTAAAATCGACCGATTAATCGTTTATAATAGGAATATTTTTTTCTAACTTTATGGCTGGAACAAACAAACCAAGCGGTTCTAAAGATTCA
This window of the Candidatus Nitrosomarinus catalina genome carries:
- a CDS encoding homospermidine biosynthesis protein, which produces MDPHKFHGKDIPHIKLDPKMNIEDLVEVFANSGFNGRQLGEAAKLYAKMIEEDATICLTISGAMTPVGFGGIIKTLIERGFVDWIVTTGANVYHEDHFALGLPVKQGSFDVDDMKLYENEIVRIRDVYIKFEETLEAEDQTIQKMFADDFQDKSFTTAEFCNLLGKRSKKIAKHPEKSFITTAYDYDVPVYISTMKDSSLALNLAVHRLEDKKFDLDFVREIIEQAAIVYDSKKSGILELGGGVPKNTAQQTGPLLDQILRRNDGGQEYIIQITDARPDTGGLSGATLQEGKSWGKIQDSHEGIITVYADATIAFPILALYVLSNQKERKPKRLYKKIDQLYDKLSKDYFNNPKGG
- a CDS encoding DNA-3-methyladenine glycosylase family protein, encoding MYEDALIILNKDKKLKKIISSVGECKIRTISNPFEALIEAIITQQISDSAGKSISLRFKNLFGTKYPTANDIVKLSKNEIKSIGLSRMKAEYIFDISKMIVDKKLNFKIFNDMSDDEVIFELTKIRGIGKWTAEMYLIFGLGRLDVFPLGDLGLINGMKKLYGLENPTNKEILEITNKWIPYRTIGTWYIWKGVKNFQFV